A window of Bdellovibrionota bacterium genomic DNA:
CCCTCCCGCCGTGCCGCCCGGCGAACCGCCGATAAACATCAGTAGCATCAGAACCATGAGACTGGCGGGCTGCATGGCGGAGATGGGAACGGAGTGGAACCCCGCGGTTCGGGAAGTCACGGACGTGAATAATGCCGCCAACATGCGTTCGGGCGCGTCGAGGGAGAGAAAGGCTCCCGACGACTCCAAAGCACTGAAGGCGGCGGCCCCGAAAATGACGAGCAACACACTGGCCTTTAGGGCGACACGAGCGCCTAAAAGAAGACGGATCTCATGAACGATTCTCCATTTGACCCGCGTCCACTTTCCGAGAAGGGCCCAAAGTACGGGGAATCCGAGCCCGCCGGCGGAGACCAACAGCAGGATCACGGTTTGTACGGCGGCATCCCGCCTAAAACTCTCCAGGTTGTCCGGAAAAAGGGAAAACCCCGCGTTCGCGAAGGCGGAGATGGAATGAAAGATGGAAACAAAAATCGCGCTGTCTCCTCGTAATCGAGCATCGCCGGATAACAAAAAATAGAGGGCCGCCGCGCCGACGGTCTCCAAGACCAGCGTAACGATCGCTATGGTCCAAACGGTTCGGTGGAGATCGCGAAGGCTGTTGGCTCCCAGTACGGTGAGCAGGCGTTGCTCCGGAACCAAACTTCCCTCCTTGCTCAAAAAAAAGGCCATCGCCGCCACGGTCATGATTCCTATGGCGCCGAACTGGATCGCCGCGAGAATCACGACCTGTCCGAAGACCGAATACGTGGTCGAAATATCGGCGACGGTCAGTCCGGTGACACACACCGCACTTGTGGCCGTGAAGAGGGCGTTGACGAAGGAAACGTCCTCGATCCTCTGCAAGGAAACGGGAAGCATGAGAAGCATCGCGCCGATCGCGATGAGGAGCGCGAAGCTCCCCGACAAAACGGCCGCCGGGCGCCGCCAGATGGTTTTGAAAAAGAGGAAGGCGCGGGCGGTCAGCCGGCCGAGAAGCCAGGAAAGAGTCAGGGTAGCCAAGAATATGAGATCAAATGCATACGCGCCCGGCGTCTTTCCCAGTCCGATGATCGCCTCCTTTGACTGGAAATCACGCCCAAAGGCCCAGGCCCGTGCGAGAAAGAATAGAAACGCGATGGACAGGAGAGCGAGTCGGGTTATGCGCGTGTACCGGTCTCCCGTGACGTATTGCACGGGCGAGCGAAATTGCCGGAAGAGGGCATAGCCCATCAGCGCAAGCACGGGAAGCGCGGTGATCCAGGTGGGATGGATTAGGTCCGCAAGATACGCGGCTGCTCCTGCGGCGATGGCCCAGTATTTCTTCGGAAGGTCCCCGATCGGACGTTTCATGTGGGCAGCTGATCCAATTCCGGCGTATCAAAGTCGGGCGGAGGGAGGCGCAAAAGAAAGCTGGGCGCCAACGTAGTGACCAGCGCGTAAACGATCAGGGCCCCGTATAGGACCGGTGAAATCGAAAAACGTGTCCGAAGGATCTGAGCCAGAACAAGGGTAAACACCAGCGTCGGAACGATGGACATCGATACGCGCATTCCGTGAAGCATCGACTCCTTTAAGGCCAGTTTGCGGTGAAGGGCCACCCACAAAATCCTCGCCGGAATCAAGACGAAGAGAAACAGAATACCCAGACCCAGTGCACCGAGGCCGACATCCTCCTTTTGCAATTCCAGCCCGGCACCGAAGAAATAGAAGGGAATGAAAAACGAGGCGAACACCTCCACGGCGTGAAGCATCTGTTCGGATGCGACCGCCGGCAGGAACTCCCTGTACCGGCGGGCGGCCAGTCCCACCACAAACGCGCCCACGAGATAATAGACGCCCAGCTTTCGAGTGATGAACGCACAGAGAATGGCCATCATGAGCAGGAATGCGAATTCGGATTTGGGGGCGAAGGGCGCGATCCGCTGGGCAAAAAATCGAAATAGACTGGGAAGGGCAAAAACCATGGCCGCAAGTATCAAAAGTGAAGCCGAAAACTGGCCCCATGTCGTAGACTGCAAGGTCACAAATAAGACGATCAATGCCACCATTTCCGTGGCGATCGCCTTGCTTTTCACCCAGAAAGGTTCGTTCCCTTGAAGCCCCATCATCGGCAGGGAGTCAAGAATGAACCCCGTGGATGGAGTGAGGAGAGCGAGCGCCACGATGATCGCAGGCCGAAGATTCAGACCGAGGAACGCTTGACCCAGCGCTGTCAGAACAGCCACGCCGAGAAGGAACAGGATCAAGTGTTGAAGCACCACTTTGAAGCCCGTGCGCAGTTCCCCAAAATCCACTTCCAATCCGGCAAATAGAAATAGAGACACAATCCCCAGAAGGGACAGGAATCGAATGGTTGCGTCCATCTGAAACCATCCGAATCCCGCTCCAAAAATGCTCCCAAGGAGAAAGCATGTAACCGCCGTGGGAACACGAAAGCGCTGAAGAACTCTCGGGATGACAAACAGGCCGAATAAAACCGTCACATATAGGAGTTCGGGAGAAGAGGGGGATGAAGCGGACATGAACTCCCTATCTTACCGGCGACCCTTAAGATTTCTGCCTTGCGGAGACGAAGCTTTTCGAATGGCCCGCAGTTGAAGATTGGTCGTTCTCTTAACCCTTCCCTGGCTTTTACGGGTCGATTTTCGGGAAGGTTTTCCCGAGCGGGAATCCTCCAATCGTGCGCCCCCCTTCAACGCCGCCCGGTTAGAACGATTTCTTGCGGCGGTGGAGTCGCCTCCCGCCTTTCGATTTGTGGCGCTTACTCCGGGAAGGGAGGTGTCCACCGGAACATCACGCCTTGCCTTTCGGGGTTTCGGAGGTCGGGGTGGTTTGGATGTGCGCTCCGCGTTGAATCTGAACTGCTGTGCTCTTGTAGCCAACTCGTTACCTCCTACATTCTTCGATCACGGTTATTCGGGGTTTCATAGCACAAGAAACGTAAACAACCGACATTTCCAAAGTAGGTGCGGCGACGCTTCAAATGGCGCTCTCAGTGTGTAGGTAATTGAACCCTACATCTTGGTATAGACTCGGAATCTCCTGTGAATCGAGCCCTGTGGGACTCGAAGCCGGTGCGTCGATGACCATAATATTATTGTAACGTGGGGTTCTACTTGGCTAGCTATGGCGCTCCCCACTTGTAGCTAATTGAACCCTACATCTATGGTCGTTCGGAGCGACTACGACCCCAATTTTTTACTTTCCTTACTTCTTGGTAGGTAATTCTTCTTTAATACGACCTTCCGACCGCTTTCAACTTCGAGCTTTTTGCGAGCGTCACCCGCAATTTTTCCGCCCTTTTGAGCGGCCAGTCTATTTTCACCAAAGCCCTGTGCATCACGGTTTCGGGTAATTTCAGTCGTCGCAGCTTCTCCTAGCATAGAGAAAATCAGCTCCAAGTCCGTCATGTGATCCCTTAAGTTTTCGCGTTTGAGTCCTTTGTGTCCCTTGTATTCACTGGGAGTCATTCCAAAAGTAGCCTTGGAGATCTCCGCTGTTAGGATCGAAAATTCCCGGTCTTCCTTTACACCTCTTTTTTGCCATTCGTCAGTGAGCTCTTCACGGATGGCAATCCCACGCATTCTCTTTTCAATCCAATCATCCGGGTAGTCTTTGGCTTTGTAGAGCGCGCGAGTTCGTTTTGTAGCCAATTCAGGGTCTTCAATTTCCTGGACCCTTTCATAACCCACCCGCGCCAACCACCGTTTGAAAGGTTCGGCTTTGGGAGAGGGAATGGATTGGACGATGCGGAAAAGAGTCTCAGCGTTGGCCGTGTCGGTCTCGTATTTTTTCCCATCCGATGATTCCAATTTCAGTTGTACGATTTTTTCGTACAACTGGGAAAACCCTTCTTCTTCCAAGAGCTTACGCTTGAGATCTGACCAGTAGCGGCGGGGGTTATCGCTATCCGTTAATGCTCCGACAATATCGATAACGGAAAAGAACCATTCGTTGGCATGAAGACTCCGGCGAATGTTTTTTCCCTTGAAAACAACCAATTTATTCTCGTCCGCCATTTGAAAAGCTTGGGGATCTTACAACCCTCAATTGCATCAAGCGACTTTTTTGAAAACCTCCTAAAGGAATAATTTTCCAAGTGCGCTTCTTGGTATTTCCTTTTCGCTGGGGGATAAGAAGGTGCCCTTCAATGTCCCCCTGGATTGAAAACGAACCGCTCGGTTTGTTCTCGCCGAGCGCTGAGGTCAGTTGGCCGAGACAAGTGCCAAAAAGTCTAACGCGTTTTGGTTGTACGATCTTGAATGAAGAGGCTGTTACCTATGTGCAGTTCGCGTAACGTTCATCGTTAAATACACCTTCGACGCAGGTGTTCACTCCGCAATCAAATTCACTGATGCGGTAGTCTTTTCGGCACGACACTATGGTGTTGTCTTCGCAGAATTCACAGTATGAAATGGAATCGGGACACCTATCCTGGCAATTGGCATCTTCCAGCGACGCGAGTGCGCAGAAACCGTCGGAAACACAAAAACCGGCACCGCAGTCCTCTTCCTCAATGCGGTACCCACCAGTACAGGTAACAATAACGCTCGAATCACATACATGTGAGTAGGAGTTCGAATCACAAAGAGGATCGGGCGAGTCGGAAAAACTGCAGACAGCC
This region includes:
- a CDS encoding cation:proton antiporter, yielding MSASSPSSPELLYVTVLFGLFVIPRVLQRFRVPTAVTCFLLGSIFGAGFGWFQMDATIRFLSLLGIVSLFLFAGLEVDFGELRTGFKVVLQHLILFLLGVAVLTALGQAFLGLNLRPAIIVALALLTPSTGFILDSLPMMGLQGNEPFWVKSKAIATEMVALIVLFVTLQSTTWGQFSASLLILAAMVFALPSLFRFFAQRIAPFAPKSEFAFLLMMAILCAFITRKLGVYYLVGAFVVGLAARRYREFLPAVASEQMLHAVEVFASFFIPFYFFGAGLELQKEDVGLGALGLGILFLFVLIPARILWVALHRKLALKESMLHGMRVSMSIVPTLVFTLVLAQILRTRFSISPVLYGALIVYALVTTLAPSFLLRLPPPDFDTPELDQLPT
- a CDS encoding Bro-N domain-containing protein, whose protein sequence is MADENKLVVFKGKNIRRSLHANEWFFSVIDIVGALTDSDNPRRYWSDLKRKLLEEEGFSQLYEKIVQLKLESSDGKKYETDTANAETLFRIVQSIPSPKAEPFKRWLARVGYERVQEIEDPELATKRTRALYKAKDYPDDWIEKRMRGIAIREELTDEWQKRGVKEDREFSILTAEISKATFGMTPSEYKGHKGLKRENLRDHMTDLELIFSMLGEAATTEITRNRDAQGFGENRLAAQKGGKIAGDARKKLEVESGRKVVLKKNYLPRSKESKKLGS
- a CDS encoding potassium transporter TrkG; the protein is MKRPIGDLPKKYWAIAAGAAAYLADLIHPTWITALPVLALMGYALFRQFRSPVQYVTGDRYTRITRLALLSIAFLFFLARAWAFGRDFQSKEAIIGLGKTPGAYAFDLIFLATLTLSWLLGRLTARAFLFFKTIWRRPAAVLSGSFALLIAIGAMLLMLPVSLQRIEDVSFVNALFTATSAVCVTGLTVADISTTYSVFGQVVILAAIQFGAIGIMTVAAMAFFLSKEGSLVPEQRLLTVLGANSLRDLHRTVWTIAIVTLVLETVGAAALYFLLSGDARLRGDSAIFVSIFHSISAFANAGFSLFPDNLESFRRDAAVQTVILLLVSAGGLGFPVLWALLGKWTRVKWRIVHEIRLLLGARVALKASVLLVIFGAAAFSALESSGAFLSLDAPERMLAALFTSVTSRTAGFHSVPISAMQPASLMVLMLLMFIGGSPGGTAGG